A single region of the Lysinibacillus sp. B2A1 genome encodes:
- a CDS encoding IS200/IS605 family transposase — protein MDNKSLAHTTWNCKYHIVFAPKYRRQIIYGQIKADVGRIHRQLCERKGVEIIEATACPDHIHMLVSIPPKLSVSSFVGYLKGKSSLMIFDRHANLKYKYGNGKFWCRGYYVDTVGRNRKTIQEYLKNQLQEDILEDQMSMKEFIDPFTGEEIKAKKRK, from the coding sequence ATGGATAATAAAAGTTTAGCACACACAACATGGAATTGTAAGTATCACATCGTCTTTGCACCAAAATATAGAAGGCAGATTATTTATGGACAAATTAAAGCAGATGTAGGTAGAATTCATCGTCAGTTATGTGAAAGAAAAGGAGTAGAAATTATTGAAGCAACCGCCTGCCCTGATCATATTCATATGTTGGTAAGTATTCCACCAAAATTAAGTGTTTCATCGTTTGTGGGTTATTTGAAAGGAAAAAGTAGTTTAATGATATTCGATCGACATGCGAACCTGAAATATAAATATGGAAACGGGAAGTTTTGGTGTCGCGGATATTATGTAGATACAGTAGGAAGAAACAGAAAAACCATTCAGGAATATTTAAAAAATCAATTGCAAGAGGATATTCTTGAGGATCAAATGAGCATGAAAGAATTTATTGATCCATTTACAGGAGAAGAAATAAAAGCAAAGAAGCGAAAATAA
- the thrC gene encoding threonine synthase yields MIRYDCVSCGYEFQSEGIVYLCPVCKNVKNNGFQKGILSVKYEPQKKTKRNSMAEPDSFLPIAIQNSSALKVGNTPLLEPALLRKEIGLPNLFIKNDSLNPSGSLKDRASLLIAEQAIFHNEQKIVLASTGNAGSAMACISAAYGLKTVLFIPETAPKEKIAQSIFFGASVIPVKGTYDDAYKLSLEYTERFGGINRNTAYNPFTIEGKKTVSIELYNQLGFKAPDIIYIPAGDGVIYSAVCKGFIDLKQEGLIDKLPLCILVQAKGSDAIVKSWRERRDLILEKTDTIADSISVKSPANAEMAIDYLCKTNSWGISISDEEILHAQKKLATKAGIFVEPSAAAAWAGLVSDLRKKLINQDMNVVLLVTGSGFKDMNRIFKESKNSLSMNPLAVRE; encoded by the coding sequence GTGATACGATATGATTGTGTTTCATGTGGATATGAATTTCAATCAGAAGGAATCGTTTATCTATGTCCTGTTTGTAAAAATGTTAAGAATAATGGTTTTCAAAAGGGTATATTATCCGTTAAATATGAACCTCAAAAAAAGACAAAGAGAAACTCAATGGCTGAACCGGATTCCTTTCTTCCAATTGCCATTCAAAATTCGTCTGCTTTAAAGGTTGGTAATACCCCATTATTAGAGCCTGCTTTATTAAGAAAAGAGATAGGACTACCCAATCTTTTTATTAAAAATGACAGTTTAAATCCTTCAGGGTCACTAAAAGATAGAGCATCGTTATTAATTGCAGAACAAGCTATCTTCCATAATGAGCAGAAAATTGTACTTGCATCTACAGGAAATGCTGGTTCTGCAATGGCTTGTATTTCTGCTGCCTATGGATTAAAAACCGTTTTATTTATACCTGAAACTGCACCTAAAGAAAAAATAGCACAGTCCATTTTTTTTGGAGCGAGCGTTATCCCTGTGAAAGGAACATACGATGATGCATATAAACTATCACTAGAGTATACAGAAAGATTTGGAGGTATTAATAGAAATACCGCTTATAATCCTTTTACGATAGAAGGGAAAAAAACAGTTTCTATTGAACTGTACAATCAATTAGGCTTCAAAGCACCCGATATTATTTATATACCAGCTGGTGACGGTGTAATTTATAGCGCTGTTTGCAAAGGCTTTATTGACCTTAAACAAGAGGGACTTATTGATAAGTTACCACTTTGTATTTTAGTGCAAGCAAAGGGTAGTGATGCAATAGTAAAAAGTTGGAGGGAGAGAAGAGATTTAATCCTAGAGAAAACAGATACTATCGCTGATTCTATCTCTGTTAAATCACCTGCAAATGCAGAAATGGCTATTGATTATCTATGTAAGACAAATAGCTGGGGTATTTCCATATCGGATGAAGAGATTTTACATGCCCAAAAAAAATTAGCTACCAAGGCTGGCATTTTTGTAGAGCCTTCAGCAGCGGCAGCATGGGCAGGCTTAGTATCGGATCTTAGAAAAAAGCTTATAAATCAAGATATGAATGTAGTTCTTTTAGTTACTGGCTCAGGATTCAAGGATATGAATCGAATCTTTAAAGAGTCGAAAAATAGTTTATCTATGAATCCTTTGGCTGTTAGAGAATAA
- a CDS encoding CPBP family intramembrane metalloprotease — MINIAISAIIQVILFSVIPFCWWFFTARKKQSFLSWLGIKKPVIKNKGNYTVWFLLTIFLLFVPSNLIVFFYIDSSLLASNRFAGLGFSAIIPALLYAIIQTGLSEELLFRGFLLKRFAYTFGFQIGNILQGLLFGSIHGWMLFSVIPFEVVVLVVIVTGLAGYLMGWINEQKSNGSILTSWSIHSMGNLIASFFAMFNVV, encoded by the coding sequence ATTATAAACATTGCTATCAGTGCCATTATTCAAGTTATTTTATTTTCAGTAATACCATTTTGTTGGTGGTTTTTCACAGCAAGAAAGAAACAATCATTTTTATCATGGCTCGGTATTAAAAAGCCTGTCATCAAAAATAAAGGAAATTATACTGTATGGTTTTTACTCACGATTTTTTTATTATTCGTACCGTCTAACCTAATCGTCTTTTTTTATATAGACAGCTCACTTTTAGCATCGAATCGTTTTGCAGGACTCGGCTTTTCTGCGATTATCCCCGCACTTCTCTACGCAATTATCCAAACGGGCTTGTCAGAGGAACTGCTTTTTAGAGGCTTTTTATTAAAAAGATTTGCATATACATTTGGTTTTCAGATAGGAAATATTCTACAAGGCTTACTATTTGGTAGTATTCATGGGTGGATGCTATTTTCTGTTATTCCTTTTGAAGTTGTTGTGTTAGTTGTGATTGTAACGGGATTAGCTGGTTACTTAATGGGATGGATCAATGAACAGAAATCCAATGGCTCCATATTAACAAGCTGGAGTATACATAGCATGGGCAATCTGATTGCTTCTTTCTTCGCTATGTTTAACGTAGTTTAG
- a CDS encoding PQQ-dependent protein, translating to MIERVCSVRKKHKNFKKFKFKSNPSCHCRCCYFCCPCHCKPPFIPVPPTPPCHFLVYVTDAGQLATPDNMVSVIDTATNTIVATIPVGTAPLEVAITPNGAFGYVPALFSDNVTVFDTATNAVVTTISVGIGPDPLGVAISPNGTLAYVSNHGTNTVSVIDTATNTVTATITVGLQPQGIAFTPNSAFAYVANENSNSVSVINTATNAVVATIPVGIRPRSIVITPSGQFAYVTNENSNTVSVISTATNTVVATIPVGTGPVGTAITPDGTLVYIVNKGNNTVSVINTATNSVIATIPVGVSPDQVTILPDGTLAYVTNQLDNTVSVIDIATNTVIDTISGFNGPTGIKTGTICQ from the coding sequence ATGATAGAAAGGGTGTGCAGTGTGAGAAAAAAACATAAAAATTTTAAAAAGTTCAAGTTTAAATCAAATCCAAGTTGTCACTGTCGTTGTTGTTATTTTTGTTGCCCTTGTCATTGTAAGCCACCATTTATACCTGTGCCACCAACTCCACCTTGTCATTTTTTAGTGTACGTTACAGATGCTGGTCAGTTAGCTACGCCTGATAATATGGTATCGGTGATTGATACAGCTACAAATACGATAGTTGCTACCATTCCAGTAGGAACGGCTCCATTAGAAGTAGCGATTACACCGAATGGAGCATTTGGCTATGTTCCAGCTCTATTCTCGGATAATGTAACGGTTTTTGATACTGCAACAAACGCTGTAGTCACTACTATTTCAGTAGGAATTGGACCTGATCCTCTTGGTGTCGCAATTTCACCAAATGGAACACTTGCTTATGTATCAAATCATGGAACTAACACTGTATCTGTCATAGATACAGCTACAAATACGGTAACCGCTACTATTACAGTAGGGCTTCAGCCTCAGGGTATAGCTTTTACTCCGAACAGTGCGTTTGCTTACGTTGCAAACGAAAACTCAAATTCAGTGTCAGTTATAAATACAGCTACAAATGCCGTTGTTGCTACAATTCCTGTGGGAATTCGCCCAAGATCAATCGTTATTACACCGAGCGGACAATTTGCTTACGTAACAAACGAAAATAGTAATACAGTATCTGTCATTAGTACAGCAACAAATACAGTAGTTGCTACAATTCCCGTGGGAACAGGACCTGTAGGAACAGCAATTACACCGGATGGAACACTTGTTTATATTGTCAATAAAGGTAATAATACTGTATCTGTCATTAATACAGCAACGAATTCGGTGATTGCCACAATCCCTGTTGGAGTATCACCTGACCAAGTAACCATCTTGCCGGATGGAACACTTGCTTATGTCACAAATCAGCTTGACAATACTGTGTCTGTCATAGATATAGCAACAAATACAGTAATTGATACAATTTCAGGGTTTAACGGTCCTACTGGTATAAAAACCGGAACAATCTGCCAATAA
- a CDS encoding IS110 family transposase has product MEVFIKNCAGLDVHSETIVACVLKGRHENEVYQEIETFPTLTKDLFRLLKWLESHEVTHIAMESTGVYWKPVFNILEDFFDITLANAQRIKNVPGRKTDVSDAEWIAKLLRHGLIEKSFVPPVEIRELRDLTRLRKKWIGHLTSEKNRIQKVLESSNVKLSTVISDVFGVSGRKLLNRLIEQGYVDEADVEKNIHGRLAPKKQLITDSLFGTLNEHQIFLIRQSWRHIEYLESLVLEIEERINQLLQNYHEELQLLMTIPGIKKDTAAVIIAEIGVNMNQFPTSQHLASWAGVSPGNHESAGKRKSTRSIKGNPHIKSAMCEAAWAVSRSRNRWLANKYWSLAARRGKKKALVAISHRMLRIIYSMLLNKEPYKEPQLV; this is encoded by the coding sequence ATGGAGGTATTTATTAAGAATTGTGCAGGCTTAGATGTGCATTCTGAGACAATTGTTGCTTGCGTTTTAAAAGGGAGACACGAAAACGAAGTATATCAAGAAATAGAAACTTTCCCTACGCTCACGAAAGATTTGTTTCGTCTATTGAAATGGTTAGAAAGCCATGAAGTTACACATATTGCGATGGAGAGTACGGGTGTGTATTGGAAACCTGTATTTAATATTTTGGAGGACTTTTTTGATATTACACTTGCGAATGCCCAACGAATCAAAAACGTTCCTGGCAGAAAAACAGACGTTTCAGATGCAGAATGGATTGCGAAGTTATTACGTCATGGCTTGATTGAAAAGAGTTTTGTTCCACCCGTGGAGATTCGAGAACTCAGAGATTTAACAAGACTTCGGAAAAAGTGGATTGGCCATTTAACTTCTGAAAAGAATCGCATTCAAAAAGTATTAGAAAGTTCAAATGTCAAACTAAGTACTGTGATTTCAGATGTATTTGGCGTATCCGGGCGTAAATTACTAAATCGATTAATTGAACAAGGTTATGTAGATGAAGCCGATGTCGAAAAGAATATTCATGGAAGGTTAGCCCCTAAAAAACAATTGATTACCGATTCTTTATTTGGAACACTCAATGAACATCAAATATTTCTTATTCGCCAATCTTGGCGACACATTGAATATTTGGAGTCATTGGTTTTAGAAATTGAAGAACGGATTAATCAACTATTACAAAATTATCATGAAGAACTTCAATTATTAATGACAATTCCAGGTATAAAAAAAGATACTGCCGCAGTTATCATTGCAGAAATTGGTGTAAACATGAATCAGTTTCCCACATCACAGCACCTTGCTTCATGGGCAGGCGTATCTCCTGGTAATCATGAGAGTGCAGGAAAAAGAAAAAGTACGCGTTCTATTAAGGGAAATCCACACATTAAATCGGCCATGTGTGAGGCAGCTTGGGCAGTTTCAAGAAGTCGAAATCGTTGGTTAGCCAACAAATATTGGTCACTCGCAGCACGAAGAGGCAAGAAAAAAGCACTCGTTGCGATTTCGCATCGAATGCTTCGAATTATTTACTCCATGCTACTGAACAAGGAGCCATATAAAGAACCACAATTGGTTTAG
- a CDS encoding GNAT family N-acetyltransferase — translation MNQRKGLIMREIRLDEMAQSIDLLNYVFQMSMSIHKDRRFVNAKSKQFDEGHAIGWFDGTQLVSQILSLPFEVNVHGRIYEMGGITAVGTYPEYSRHGLMESLIMECLQRMRNEGQYISYLFPYSIPYYRKKGWEIMSDIVEFQVKDTQLPHYAGLNGKIRRVDPKHEDVVAIYASYAQKTHGVMVRNSIAWNEKFQEDFWEEKFIDSDVNLQAAVYYDEDDVPQGYMFYRIMEENYYIDEIVYLQEEARKGLWNFVSAHSSMIYNAYGKTTGNEAVAFLLEDSEIIQKVSPYFMARIVDVKEFLLRYPFVGNDFQLRLAVSDRIVAWNNGTFVITVQEGKVSVDKISETLSENAVQLTVQTLATMLLGYKRPSYLEKIERLQGHAIDIALLETVLPVGIPTFIDYF, via the coding sequence ATGAATCAGCGAAAAGGCTTAATCATGCGGGAAATTCGATTAGATGAAATGGCGCAATCCATAGATTTACTCAATTATGTGTTTCAAATGTCCATGTCTATTCATAAGGATCGCCGCTTTGTCAATGCAAAGAGCAAGCAATTCGATGAAGGACATGCAATTGGATGGTTTGATGGTACACAGCTTGTCTCACAAATATTAAGCCTTCCTTTTGAGGTAAATGTTCATGGTCGGATTTACGAAATGGGTGGTATAACGGCTGTGGGAACATATCCAGAATATTCAAGACATGGTTTAATGGAGAGCCTGATTATGGAATGTCTGCAGCGCATGCGAAATGAGGGGCAATATATATCCTATTTATTCCCATATTCGATCCCGTACTATCGAAAAAAGGGCTGGGAAATTATGAGCGATATCGTGGAATTTCAGGTCAAGGATACACAGCTGCCACATTATGCAGGACTAAATGGAAAGATACGTCGAGTTGATCCGAAACATGAGGATGTTGTAGCGATTTATGCAAGTTATGCCCAAAAAACGCATGGTGTGATGGTACGCAATAGTATTGCATGGAATGAGAAGTTTCAGGAAGACTTTTGGGAAGAAAAGTTTATTGATAGTGATGTCAATCTTCAGGCAGCCGTATATTATGATGAGGATGATGTGCCACAGGGCTATATGTTTTATCGCATTATGGAGGAAAATTATTACATTGATGAAATCGTCTATTTACAGGAAGAGGCACGTAAAGGATTATGGAATTTTGTCTCTGCTCATAGCTCAATGATTTATAATGCTTATGGCAAAACGACTGGAAATGAAGCAGTTGCCTTTTTACTGGAGGATAGTGAAATCATACAAAAAGTGTCCCCTTATTTTATGGCACGTATCGTGGATGTCAAAGAATTTTTATTACGTTATCCATTTGTGGGAAATGACTTTCAGTTACGATTGGCTGTTAGTGATCGTATTGTAGCGTGGAATAACGGCACATTTGTGATTACGGTGCAGGAAGGTAAGGTTAGCGTAGATAAGATCAGCGAAACACTGTCCGAAAATGCTGTTCAACTAACTGTGCAAACATTAGCCACAATGTTACTAGGCTATAAACGACCAAGCTATTTGGAAAAAATCGAACGCTTACAGGGCCATGCGATTGACATTGCACTGCTAGAGACAGTACTTCCTGTCGGTATTCCAACATTTATCGATTATTTTTAA
- a CDS encoding AAA family ATPase encodes MYLKSCKVLQNNIKDKHVYPFNIPSLQDLQELEFPTNVTFFVGENGSGKSTLLEAIADCCDFNTAGGGRQNLYEVHKAESALGEYIRLSWWPKVSNGFFLRSETFYQFASHIDSLEHPNKYAAYGDKSLHHQSHGESFLSLFIHRFKGKAIYLLDEPEAALSPTRQLSLLKIMKDLEHEAQFIIATHSPILLGYPNATIYSFDGEEIKSTRYEETIHYIVTKRFLNAPETIFSELFDEERE; translated from the coding sequence ATGTATTTAAAATCATGTAAGGTGTTACAAAACAACATCAAAGATAAGCATGTATATCCCTTTAACATACCAAGTTTGCAGGATTTACAGGAGCTAGAGTTTCCTACAAATGTCACTTTCTTTGTTGGTGAAAATGGTTCTGGTAAATCAACACTATTGGAGGCAATTGCTGATTGCTGTGATTTTAATACAGCAGGTGGTGGGCGACAAAATTTATATGAGGTACATAAAGCGGAATCTGCACTTGGGGAATATATACGATTATCTTGGTGGCCGAAAGTTTCAAATGGCTTTTTCCTACGTTCTGAAACGTTTTATCAATTTGCCAGTCATATTGATTCGTTAGAGCATCCAAACAAATATGCGGCTTATGGTGACAAGTCTTTACATCATCAATCACATGGGGAATCATTTTTATCGTTATTTATACATCGCTTTAAAGGTAAGGCCATTTATTTATTAGACGAGCCTGAAGCGGCACTTTCTCCAACAAGGCAGCTTAGTCTCCTTAAAATCATGAAGGATTTAGAGCATGAGGCACAGTTTATTATCGCTACACATTCACCAATTTTACTTGGCTATCCAAATGCAACAATTTACAGTTTTGATGGTGAGGAAATTAAGTCTACTCGTTATGAGGAGACCATACATTACATTGTTACGAAGCGTTTTTTAAATGCACCAGAAACCATTTTTTCAGAGTTATTTGATGAGGAGAGGGAATAA
- a CDS encoding GntR family transcriptional regulator produces the protein MNDFIFFFTDKEAKYKQIYQQIKTLIEQGSLKTNDTLPSIRRLADTLQVSRNTTLTAYEQLVAEGYIRGEGRKGYFVNEFEQVFLHEETQPSIPNKKQVTGNIIIDFRAGAVDQQDFPLKIWRQMANQILHEEECYTYGDSFGEPRLKEQLVDYLLQARGVRVNSEDIFIGSSTQQMLIYLGFLLKEDFDSIILEDPGYNGAREAFKLHNFNIESLPVLENGAQLQHLTHLQSRLIYITPSHHFPYGVSLSIQQRQTLIQWAKQIDGYILEDDYDSEFRYTQQPFPALASIDKSRVIYIGTFSKSFLPAVRLSYMVLPYSFVSTYKERFQYFEHNASSLHQLTMAAFMEKGEWTRHIKRMRITYKQKINLLVRELQQQFGDRITVLGAQSGLYILVKVHTQLSERQLIESAARYGVRVYPTSPFFLKQTSTEPIIQLGFSNLQLDEVVLGVQLLKKAWLT, from the coding sequence ATGAATGATTTTATTTTTTTCTTTACAGATAAAGAGGCAAAATATAAGCAAATTTATCAGCAAATCAAAACTTTAATTGAGCAAGGTAGCTTAAAAACAAACGATACTCTTCCTTCTATTCGTAGGCTGGCAGATACACTACAGGTGAGTCGCAATACGACCTTAACTGCCTACGAGCAACTTGTCGCAGAGGGATATATACGAGGAGAAGGACGAAAAGGATATTTTGTCAATGAATTTGAGCAGGTATTTTTACATGAGGAGACACAACCAAGCATTCCCAATAAAAAACAAGTCACTGGAAATATCATCATTGATTTTCGAGCAGGTGCTGTCGATCAACAGGATTTTCCTTTAAAAATTTGGCGACAAATGGCCAATCAAATATTACATGAGGAAGAATGCTATACATATGGGGACTCGTTTGGTGAACCTCGATTAAAGGAACAGCTTGTGGATTATTTATTACAAGCTCGTGGTGTTCGTGTTAATTCAGAGGACATTTTTATTGGTAGCAGCACACAGCAAATGTTAATTTATTTAGGCTTTTTATTAAAAGAGGATTTTGATAGTATTATTTTGGAAGACCCTGGTTATAACGGAGCACGCGAAGCCTTTAAATTACATAACTTCAATATAGAGTCATTACCTGTTTTGGAAAATGGTGCACAGCTTCAGCATTTAACCCATTTACAGTCACGTCTAATTTATATTACCCCTTCCCATCATTTTCCCTATGGTGTTTCACTGAGCATCCAGCAGCGACAAACATTGATTCAGTGGGCTAAACAAATAGATGGCTATATTCTAGAGGATGATTATGACAGCGAATTTCGCTATACACAGCAGCCATTCCCTGCCCTTGCCTCTATTGATAAATCGCGTGTGATCTATATTGGCACATTTTCTAAATCCTTTTTACCAGCCGTTCGCTTAAGCTATATGGTATTACCCTATTCATTTGTCTCTACATATAAAGAACGCTTTCAATATTTTGAGCATAATGCCTCTTCTCTTCATCAATTAACAATGGCAGCATTTATGGAAAAGGGCGAATGGACAAGGCATATTAAACGAATGCGGATCACCTATAAACAAAAGATCAATCTTCTTGTACGGGAGCTGCAACAACAATTTGGAGACAGGATTACAGTATTGGGGGCACAATCAGGTCTCTATATTTTAGTGAAAGTACATACGCAACTTTCTGAGCGTCAACTCATAGAAAGCGCTGCACGATATGGCGTGAGGGTATATCCAACCAGTCCCTTTTTCCTTAAGCAAACAAGCACTGAGCCTATCATTCAACTAGGCTTTAGCAATTTGCAGCTAGATGAAGTTGTTTTAGGGGTGCAACTATTAAAAAAAGCTTGGTTAACATAA
- a CDS encoding GNAT family N-acetyltransferase, with amino-acid sequence MEMKTVTLATVKEVVPLFNAYREFYKQPSDLEQAEQFLKERLQKEESIIFLAYLDAQPVGFVQLFPIFSSVAMKKAFLLNDLFVAEHARKQGVAMRLMEECYAYCKNEDARYMTLETATDNKQAQKLYEKLGMKIDHDVFHYIKYW; translated from the coding sequence ATGGAAATGAAAACAGTAACACTTGCAACAGTTAAAGAGGTAGTCCCATTATTTAATGCCTATCGAGAATTTTATAAACAACCTTCAGATTTAGAGCAAGCCGAGCAATTTTTAAAGGAGCGTTTGCAGAAGGAGGAATCAATTATTTTCCTTGCGTATTTAGATGCTCAGCCAGTAGGTTTTGTCCAGCTTTTCCCTATTTTTTCATCAGTTGCGATGAAAAAAGCCTTTCTATTAAATGATCTATTTGTGGCAGAACATGCGAGAAAGCAAGGAGTGGCAATGCGTTTAATGGAAGAATGTTATGCATACTGTAAAAATGAGGATGCACGATATATGACCTTAGAAACAGCGACTGATAATAAACAAGCTCAAAAGCTATATGAAAAGCTTGGAATGAAAATAGATCATGATGTTTTTCATTATATTAAATATTGGTAG
- the fumC gene encoding class II fumarate hydratase, translating to MDYRIEKDTMGEIKVPADKIWGAQTQRSKENFQIGTEQMPIELVQAMAILKKSAAIANKKLGKLSDIKTNAIVQAADEILNGQWDDQFPLVVWQTGSGTQSNMNVNEVIAHRANQILQDAGEADRIHPNDDVNKSQSSNDTFPTALHIAAVLKVEDYLLPRLRLLKATLEEKAEQFKDIIKIGRTHLQDATPLTLGQEISGWAAMLSKSEHMIIQNIEYMKELAIGGTAVGTGINAHPEFGERVASEISELTNKHFTSAANKFHALTSHDEAVVAHGALKALAADLMKIANDVRWLASGPRSGIGEITIPENEPGSSIMPGKVNPTQSEAMTMVVTQVVGNDATIAFAASQGNFELNVFKPVIIYNFLQSTRLLADTMKSFNDHCAVGIEPNKEVLDYNLQNSLMLVTALNPYIGYENAAKIAKKAHKEGTTLKEAAIASGLLSEEQFDEYVDPATMIYPNVK from the coding sequence ATGGATTATCGTATTGAAAAAGACACTATGGGTGAAATAAAAGTACCTGCGGATAAAATTTGGGGTGCTCAAACACAGCGTAGTAAGGAAAACTTCCAAATTGGTACAGAACAAATGCCAATCGAGCTAGTACAAGCGATGGCTATTTTAAAGAAAAGTGCTGCTATCGCAAACAAAAAGCTTGGAAAACTTTCAGATATCAAAACAAACGCTATTGTCCAAGCAGCTGATGAAATTTTAAATGGTCAATGGGACGATCAATTCCCACTTGTCGTTTGGCAAACAGGTAGTGGTACACAATCGAATATGAACGTCAATGAGGTTATTGCGCATCGAGCGAACCAGATTCTCCAGGATGCTGGAGAGGCTGATCGTATTCATCCTAATGATGATGTCAATAAATCACAAAGCTCAAATGATACATTCCCTACAGCTTTGCATATTGCAGCCGTGTTAAAGGTTGAGGATTATTTATTACCGCGTCTTCGTTTATTAAAAGCAACTTTAGAAGAAAAAGCAGAGCAATTTAAAGACATTATCAAAATTGGCCGTACACATTTGCAGGATGCTACTCCCCTTACATTAGGTCAAGAGATTAGCGGTTGGGCTGCAATGCTCTCAAAATCTGAGCATATGATTATCCAAAATATTGAATACATGAAGGAACTTGCGATTGGTGGTACAGCTGTAGGTACTGGTATAAACGCACATCCAGAATTTGGCGAACGAGTAGCATCGGAAATTAGTGAGCTGACGAATAAGCATTTTACGTCTGCAGCAAATAAATTCCATGCACTAACAAGTCATGATGAAGCTGTCGTTGCCCATGGTGCCTTAAAAGCGCTTGCAGCAGACTTAATGAAAATTGCCAATGATGTACGCTGGTTAGCAAGTGGACCTCGCTCAGGAATTGGTGAAATTACCATTCCCGAAAACGAACCAGGCTCCTCTATTATGCCAGGTAAGGTTAATCCGACACAAAGTGAAGCCATGACAATGGTAGTAACACAGGTCGTTGGAAACGATGCAACAATTGCCTTTGCTGCTTCACAAGGTAATTTCGAATTAAACGTCTTTAAACCAGTCATTATTTATAATTTCTTACAATCCACTCGTCTATTAGCAGATACAATGAAATCATTTAATGACCATTGCGCAGTAGGCATTGAGCCAAATAAAGAAGTACTTGATTATAATTTACAAAACTCATTAATGCTTGTAACAGCATTAAACCCTTATATCGGCTATGAAAATGCAGCAAAAATTGCGAAGAAAGCTCATAAAGAAGGGACAACCTTAAAAGAAGCAGCTATTGCCTCAGGATTACTATCAGAAGAACAGTTCGATGAATATGTAGATCCTGCAACAATGATTTATCCAAACGTAAAATAG
- a CDS encoding 2,3-diaminopropionate biosynthesis protein SbnB, whose translation MLYLNNTDISTIPINWRENISHLKYAVECLANNDFSQPIKPYLKFKDPNDRIIAMPAYVGGDISSTGIKWIASFPKNIKKAIPRAHSITILNDVHTGEPVCIINTAIISGIRTASVSGLIIREFQAARELNEINIGIIGFGPIGQLHYQMVTELLNEKINKIYIFDIAGISTEKIPANWLEKTEVCSSWEEVYKHSEIFITCTVSEKRYINKEPKKGALLLNVSLRDYEPSIIDFTQSMIVDDWDEVCRANTDIEVMHKECNLNKEDTKSIIDVVLHNAMKEFPDNQAIMFHPMGMAIFDITIAKLYFEKAKQNNIGLILK comes from the coding sequence ATGCTTTATTTAAATAATACAGATATATCAACGATTCCAATAAATTGGCGTGAAAACATTTCTCATCTGAAATACGCTGTAGAATGCTTAGCAAACAATGATTTTTCTCAACCGATTAAACCTTATTTGAAATTTAAAGATCCGAATGATCGTATTATAGCTATGCCAGCATATGTTGGTGGTGACATCTCTTCTACAGGTATAAAATGGATTGCAAGTTTTCCGAAAAATATTAAAAAGGCTATTCCAAGAGCTCACTCAATAACGATTTTAAACGATGTTCATACAGGAGAGCCAGTATGCATCATAAATACCGCAATAATAAGTGGGATACGTACAGCATCTGTTTCGGGATTGATTATACGTGAATTTCAAGCGGCTAGAGAATTAAATGAAATTAATATCGGCATTATTGGATTTGGTCCAATAGGTCAGTTACATTATCAAATGGTAACAGAATTATTAAATGAAAAAATAAATAAAATTTATATTTTTGATATTGCTGGAATTTCTACAGAGAAAATACCTGCAAATTGGCTAGAGAAAACAGAAGTTTGTAGTTCATGGGAAGAAGTTTATAAACATAGTGAAATCTTTATAACTTGTACAGTTTCAGAGAAGAGATATATAAATAAAGAACCTAAAAAGGGCGCACTACTGCTGAATGTTTCTCTTCGTGATTATGAACCTAGTATTATTGATTTCACCCAGTCAATGATTGTAGATGATTGGGACGAGGTCTGTCGAGCAAATACAGATATAGAGGTAATGCATAAAGAATGTAATTTGAATAAAGAGGATACAAAATCCATTATTGATGTAGTCCTTCATAATGCAATGAAAGAATTTCCTGATAATCAAGCAATAATGTTTCATCCAATGGGAATGGCTATTTTCGATATAACAATAGCTAAATTGTATTTTGAAAAAGCGAAGCAAAATAATATCGGTCTCATTCTGAAATAA